From the Streptomyces syringium genome, one window contains:
- a CDS encoding MFS transporter produces MGLAMSTPVDEMDGPYKRRWPALAVLCLSLLIIVMANTSLTVAAPDMVQDLGLGSSDLQWVIDGYTVPYAALMLILGAIGDKYSRRGALVLGLFVFGAASVAGSLVDSAGGVIAARAVMGVGAAMIMPATLSLLAATFPRAERAKAITIWTATAGLAIAVGPLVAGALLEDHGWASTFLINVPIAALGIIGALLLVPPSKAANVDRIDYIGGLLSVIWVGSLIYMIIEGPHFGWGAKAVTAAVLAGVGLVCFILWELRHPRPVLDVRRFGRRAFAGSTLAVALFFLAVFGAFYYLTQHLQFVLGYSPLDTGVRMLPLAGAVFVGGVLTALLTPRFGMKVTVALGMTVGTVAIALLTRVDAGSTYSDFLVPLMILGLAIGLSLSPCTNAIMGSFPEDQLGVGGAVNSTSIEMGGSLGIAILGTVLAKTYSSNLADAAEKVATGGGPKLPEKALSAAQDSVGAGLYVAKEVGKQVTAGATPKMGAEKAAAYGAQQAQSVVEAVHKAFADSVAHTSMIGAIILGVGTVLVVTLLPRNAGKPTTAAPADAPAARREERADERV; encoded by the coding sequence ATGGGCCTCGCGATGTCGACTCCGGTCGACGAGATGGATGGTCCGTACAAGCGACGCTGGCCGGCCCTGGCCGTCCTGTGCCTGAGTCTGCTGATCATCGTCATGGCGAACACGTCCCTGACGGTCGCCGCTCCCGACATGGTCCAGGACCTCGGCCTCGGCAGCTCGGACCTCCAGTGGGTCATCGACGGCTACACCGTCCCCTACGCCGCGCTGATGCTGATCCTCGGCGCGATCGGTGACAAATACAGCCGCCGCGGCGCGCTCGTCCTCGGCCTCTTCGTCTTCGGCGCCGCCTCCGTCGCGGGCTCGCTGGTCGACAGCGCGGGCGGCGTCATCGCCGCCCGCGCCGTGATGGGCGTCGGCGCGGCCATGATCATGCCGGCCACGCTGTCGCTGCTCGCCGCCACCTTCCCGCGCGCCGAGCGGGCCAAGGCCATCACCATCTGGACCGCCACCGCCGGCCTCGCCATCGCCGTCGGCCCGCTGGTCGCCGGTGCGCTGCTGGAGGACCACGGCTGGGCCTCGACGTTCCTGATCAACGTGCCGATCGCCGCCCTCGGCATCATCGGCGCGCTGCTGCTGGTGCCGCCGTCCAAGGCCGCCAACGTCGACAGGATCGACTACATCGGCGGTCTGCTGTCCGTCATCTGGGTCGGCTCGCTGATCTACATGATCATCGAGGGTCCGCACTTCGGCTGGGGCGCCAAGGCCGTCACCGCCGCCGTGCTCGCCGGCGTCGGCCTGGTCTGCTTCATCCTCTGGGAACTGCGCCACCCGCGCCCGGTCCTGGACGTCCGCCGCTTCGGCCGGCGCGCCTTCGCGGGCTCGACCCTGGCCGTCGCGCTGTTCTTCCTCGCCGTCTTCGGCGCCTTCTACTACCTCACCCAGCACCTGCAGTTCGTCCTCGGCTACTCGCCGCTGGACACCGGTGTGCGCATGCTGCCGCTGGCCGGCGCGGTGTTCGTGGGCGGTGTGCTGACGGCCCTGCTCACGCCGAGGTTCGGCATGAAGGTCACGGTCGCGCTGGGCATGACCGTCGGAACGGTCGCGATCGCGCTGCTCACCCGCGTCGACGCGGGCTCCACGTACAGCGACTTCCTCGTGCCGCTGATGATCCTGGGCCTGGCCATCGGCCTGTCCCTGTCGCCCTGCACCAACGCCATCATGGGCTCCTTCCCCGAGGACCAGCTCGGTGTCGGCGGCGCGGTCAACAGCACCTCCATCGAGATGGGCGGCTCGCTCGGCATCGCCATCCTCGGCACGGTGCTGGCCAAGACCTACTCCTCCAACCTCGCCGACGCCGCCGAGAAGGTGGCGACCGGCGGCGGTCCGAAGCTCCCGGAGAAGGCCCTGAGCGCCGCGCAGGACTCGGTCGGCGCGGGCCTGTACGTCGCCAAGGAGGTCGGCAAGCAGGTCACGGCCGGTGCCACGCCCAAGATGGGCGCCGAGAAGGCGGCCGCCTACGGCGCGCAGCAGGCGCAGTCCGTCGTGGAAGCCGTGCACAAGGCCTTCGCGGACTCCGTCGCCCACACCAGCATGATCGGCGCGATCATCCTCGGCGTCGGCACGGTCCTGGTCGTCACCCTGCTCCCGCGCAACGCGGGCAAGCCGACGACGGCCGCCCCGGCCGATGCCCCGGCCGCGCGGCGCGAGGAGCGCGCGGACGAGCGCGTCTGA
- a CDS encoding response regulator codes for MSTTQATAPPIRVLVVEDDPLAADAHALYVGRVPGFTVAGVVHSRADASQFLKRTAVDLLLLDLYLPDGHGLQLVRSLRSAGHTADVIAVTSARDLAVVREGVSLGVVQYVLKPFTFATLRDRLVRYAEFRAVVGEASGQDEVDRALAALRAPQPAALPKGLSLDTLQAITEVLRAAGGEGVSSGAAAATVGISRITARRYLEHLVTGGRAARAPQYGQIGRPELRYRWLSRR; via the coding sequence ATGAGCACGACGCAGGCGACCGCACCGCCCATCCGGGTCCTCGTCGTCGAGGACGACCCCCTCGCCGCCGACGCGCACGCGCTCTACGTCGGGCGCGTTCCCGGCTTCACGGTCGCCGGCGTCGTCCACTCGCGCGCGGACGCCTCGCAGTTCCTCAAGCGGACGGCCGTCGATCTGCTGCTGCTCGATCTGTACCTCCCCGACGGCCACGGGCTCCAGCTCGTGCGCTCGCTGCGCAGCGCCGGGCACACCGCCGACGTCATCGCGGTGACGTCGGCGCGCGATCTGGCCGTCGTCCGGGAGGGCGTCTCGCTGGGCGTCGTCCAGTACGTGCTGAAGCCCTTCACGTTCGCCACCCTCCGCGACCGGCTCGTCCGCTACGCGGAGTTCCGTGCCGTCGTCGGCGAGGCGAGCGGTCAGGACGAGGTGGACCGCGCGCTCGCCGCGCTGCGCGCCCCGCAACCCGCCGCGCTGCCCAAGGGGTTGAGCCTGGACACGCTCCAGGCGATCACCGAGGTGCTGCGCGCGGCGGGCGGCGAGGGCGTCTCCTCGGGCGCGGCCGCCGCCACCGTCGGGATCTCGCGGATCACCGCCCGCCGCTATCTGGAACACCTGGTGACCGGCGGCCGGGCCGCCCGCGCCCCGCAGTACGGGCAGATCGGCCGGCCCGAACTGCGCTACCGGTGGCTGAGCCGGCGGTAG
- a CDS encoding cation:dicarboxylate symporter family transporter: MAGAAAQSPPTDTARRKPDRTHYLYLAVIAAVLAGIAVGFAAPGVAVELKPLGTGFVNLIKMMISPIIFCTIVLGVGSVRKAAKVGAVGGLALGYFLLMSTVALAIGLVVGNLLEPGSGLHLTESLRHAGEAQAKGAHESTADFLLGIIPTTMVSAFTGGEVLQTLLVALLAGFALQAMGPAGEPVLRGIGHIQRLVFRILAMVMWAAPVGAFGAIAAVVGATGMDALKSLAVIMIGFYVTCALFVFLVLGAILRLVAGVNIFALLKYLGREFLLILSTSSSESALPRLIAKMEHLGVSKPVVGITVPTGYSFNLDGTAIYLTMSSLFVAEAMGQPLSVGQQISLLLFMIIASKGAAGVTGAGLATLAGGLQSHRPELVDGVGLIVGIDRFMSEARALTNFAGNAVATVLVGTWTKEIDKERVGEVLAGRLPFDETTLLSDGHGGTELPEQSDDAKEPAGV, from the coding sequence ATGGCAGGCGCAGCGGCGCAGTCACCGCCGACGGACACGGCACGCAGAAAGCCGGACCGGACGCACTATCTCTATCTCGCGGTGATCGCGGCGGTGCTGGCCGGCATCGCGGTGGGCTTCGCGGCTCCGGGGGTGGCCGTCGAGCTGAAGCCGCTCGGCACCGGCTTCGTGAACCTGATCAAGATGATGATCTCCCCGATCATCTTCTGCACGATCGTGCTGGGCGTCGGCTCGGTGCGGAAAGCGGCGAAGGTCGGCGCGGTCGGGGGGCTCGCGCTCGGTTACTTCCTGCTGATGTCCACCGTCGCGCTCGCCATCGGCCTGGTCGTCGGCAATCTCCTGGAGCCCGGCAGCGGGCTGCACCTGACGGAGTCGCTCCGGCACGCGGGCGAGGCCCAGGCCAAGGGCGCGCACGAATCGACGGCCGACTTCCTGCTCGGGATCATCCCGACCACCATGGTGTCCGCCTTCACCGGCGGCGAGGTGCTCCAGACCCTGCTCGTGGCGCTGCTGGCGGGCTTCGCGCTGCAGGCCATGGGCCCGGCGGGCGAGCCGGTGCTGCGCGGCATCGGGCACATCCAGCGGCTGGTCTTCCGGATCCTCGCGATGGTCATGTGGGCGGCGCCGGTGGGCGCCTTCGGCGCGATCGCGGCGGTGGTCGGCGCGACCGGCATGGACGCCCTCAAGTCCCTCGCCGTCATCATGATCGGCTTCTACGTCACCTGCGCGCTCTTCGTCTTCCTGGTGCTCGGCGCGATCCTGCGGCTGGTGGCGGGGGTGAACATCTTCGCGCTGCTGAAGTACCTCGGCCGGGAATTCCTGCTCATCCTCTCCACGTCCTCCTCCGAGTCGGCGCTGCCGCGCCTGATCGCGAAGATGGAGCACCTGGGCGTGAGCAAGCCGGTCGTCGGCATCACCGTGCCGACCGGCTACTCCTTCAACCTCGACGGCACGGCCATCTATCTGACGATGTCCTCGCTGTTCGTGGCCGAGGCGATGGGGCAGCCGCTGTCGGTCGGGCAGCAGATCTCGCTGCTGCTCTTCATGATCATCGCGTCGAAGGGCGCGGCGGGCGTGACGGGCGCCGGACTCGCGACCCTCGCCGGCGGTCTGCAGTCGCACCGCCCCGAGCTGGTGGACGGCGTCGGTCTCATCGTCGGCATCGACCGCTTCATGAGCGAGGCGCGCGCCCTGACGAACTTCGCGGGCAACGCGGTCGCCACGGTCCTGGTCGGCACCTGGACCAAGGAGATCGACAAGGAGCGGGTCGGCGAGGTGCTCGCCGGGCGGCTGCCGTTCGACGAGACGACGCTGCTGAGCGACGGACACGGCGGCACGGAGCTGCCCGAGCAGAGCGACGACGCGAAGGAGCCCGCCGGGGTCTGA
- a CDS encoding MerR family transcriptional regulator: MRIGELAKATGTTARALRHYEQAGLISSERAANDYRVYDERAVVRVRNIRYLLAAGLTLDDVQVFLPCLDGDVAAAPPSDQGLRVALERLAVLNERIAAQTEARDRLEAALRDTTGSPSREATAS, translated from the coding sequence GTGAGGATCGGCGAGCTGGCCAAGGCGACCGGGACGACTGCCCGTGCGCTGCGGCACTACGAACAGGCCGGGCTGATCTCCTCCGAGCGGGCCGCCAACGACTACCGCGTCTACGACGAACGGGCAGTGGTCCGGGTCCGCAACATCCGCTACCTGCTGGCCGCCGGACTCACCCTCGACGACGTGCAGGTGTTCCTGCCCTGCCTGGACGGCGACGTGGCCGCCGCACCACCGTCGGACCAGGGCCTGCGCGTCGCCTTGGAACGGCTGGCGGTCCTCAACGAACGGATCGCCGCCCAGACCGAGGCCCGCGACCGGCTGGAAGCCGCCCTCCGGGACACCACCGGCAGCCCCTCCCGCGAGGCCACGGCGTCGTGA
- a CDS encoding ATP-binding protein → MRKPRIRRPHSLAGRLFAVQIVLVAAVVTGCAVFAYLTDRSQAEAAARRQVTATATAVAASPAVRESIRSTDPTSTLQPYAEQVRRDTDVDFVTIMRPDGSRWTHPDSTRIGERFLGHTRPALDGVTFSETYTGTLGPSVRAVAPVRDTDQPDGRVVALVSAGIKVDSISADVRRQLTGLLGVALAALALGGLGTYLLNARLRRHTHGMNAAELSRMHDYHQAALHAVREGLLMLDGRRCVALVNDGGRELLGLHGDVVGRRVDALGLPPALTGALLAPEPRVDEVHLTADRIVVVNTSPVSGGERRGTVVTLRDHTELQALSGELDSVRGFAEALRSQSHEAANLLHAVVSLIELGRADEAVDFATAELELAQALTDQVMAAVAEPVLAALLLGKAAQANEHGVELLLTPDTRIDDGLLPPALTPRDLVTILGNLIDNAIDASASEANRPLAETEPTAAGAGAATPQADPVDAPDAPDEPTSRQAGHLTAHHTTAQPPHAGRGPGIPARPGPPGTTRPEAGRHDATAPQADPAGVPDEPAARPMTHAAPPPSHPHPVRPEGHRPGAAAQHAGRGTVLPGTPDPARPEAGSHGATASQADPASRPTSHAAAHHTAAERDTAAQPAGRRPTLLTPAHAAPHRRPQVTVTVRADGGELLLRVGDTGPGVAAEVVDEVFRRGWSTKSAGPAPHGRGLGLALVRQAARRNGGTVTVGESPAGGAEFTVRLPLLVAASAPASAAPTPGATT, encoded by the coding sequence ATGCGCAAACCTCGCATACGTCGTCCCCACAGCCTGGCCGGCCGGCTCTTCGCGGTACAGATCGTGCTGGTCGCCGCCGTGGTGACCGGCTGCGCGGTCTTCGCGTACCTCACCGACCGCTCCCAGGCCGAGGCGGCCGCGCGCCGCCAGGTGACGGCGACGGCGACCGCCGTCGCCGCGTCGCCCGCCGTACGCGAATCCATCCGTTCGACGGACCCCACGTCCACGCTCCAGCCGTACGCCGAGCAGGTGCGCCGCGACACGGACGTCGACTTCGTGACGATCATGCGCCCGGACGGCAGCCGCTGGACCCACCCGGACTCCACCCGGATCGGCGAGCGCTTCCTCGGCCACACCCGCCCCGCGCTCGACGGCGTCACCTTCTCCGAGACCTACACCGGCACCCTGGGCCCGTCCGTGCGGGCGGTCGCCCCGGTGCGCGACACCGACCAGCCCGACGGCCGGGTCGTGGCACTGGTCAGCGCGGGCATCAAGGTCGACTCGATCAGCGCGGACGTGCGCCGGCAGCTCACCGGGCTGCTCGGCGTCGCCCTCGCCGCGCTCGCCCTCGGCGGCCTCGGCACGTACCTCCTCAACGCCCGGCTGCGCCGGCACACGCACGGCATGAACGCCGCCGAGCTGAGCCGGATGCACGACTACCACCAGGCCGCGCTGCACGCGGTGCGCGAGGGGCTGCTGATGCTCGACGGACGGCGGTGCGTGGCCCTCGTCAACGACGGCGGCCGTGAACTGCTCGGTCTGCACGGCGATGTCGTCGGCCGCCGCGTCGACGCGCTCGGCCTGCCGCCGGCCCTGACCGGGGCCCTGCTGGCCCCCGAGCCGCGCGTCGACGAGGTGCATCTGACCGCCGACCGGATCGTGGTCGTCAACACCTCCCCGGTCTCCGGCGGGGAGCGGCGCGGCACGGTCGTCACCCTGCGGGACCACACCGAACTCCAGGCGCTGTCGGGCGAGCTGGACTCCGTACGGGGCTTCGCGGAGGCGCTGCGCTCGCAGTCCCACGAGGCGGCGAACCTGCTGCACGCCGTGGTCTCGCTGATCGAACTCGGCCGCGCGGACGAGGCCGTCGACTTCGCGACGGCGGAACTCGAACTCGCCCAGGCCCTCACCGACCAGGTCATGGCCGCCGTCGCCGAACCGGTCCTCGCGGCCCTCCTCCTCGGCAAGGCCGCCCAGGCCAACGAACACGGCGTGGAGCTCCTCCTCACCCCGGACACCCGCATAGACGACGGCCTGCTCCCGCCCGCTCTCACACCCCGCGACCTGGTCACGATCCTGGGCAACCTCATCGACAACGCGATCGACGCGTCCGCGTCGGAAGCGAACCGGCCGTTGGCCGAAACCGAACCGACGGCCGCCGGTGCGGGCGCGGCAACGCCGCAGGCAGACCCGGTGGACGCGCCGGACGCGCCGGACGAACCGACGTCCCGGCAGGCCGGACACCTCACCGCGCACCACACGACCGCGCAGCCGCCGCACGCCGGGCGCGGCCCCGGAATCCCCGCCCGTCCGGGCCCGCCCGGCACGACTCGGCCGGAGGCCGGACGTCACGACGCGACAGCGCCACAGGCGGACCCGGCGGGCGTGCCGGACGAACCGGCAGCCCGGCCGATGACGCATGCCGCGCCGCCGCCGTCACACCCGCACCCCGTGCGGCCGGAGGGCCACAGGCCCGGCGCGGCAGCGCAACACGCTGGTCGCGGCACCGTGCTCCCCGGCACGCCCGACCCTGCTCGGCCGGAGGCCGGAAGCCACGGCGCGACAGCGTCGCAGGCGGACCCGGCGTCCCGGCCGACGAGCCACGCCGCAGCGCACCACACGGCCGCGGAGCGGGACACCGCAGCGCAGCCCGCGGGGCGCCGCCCCACACTTCTCACGCCCGCGCACGCGGCACCGCACCGACGTCCGCAGGTCACCGTGACCGTGCGGGCCGACGGCGGGGAGTTGCTGTTGCGGGTCGGGGACACCGGGCCCGGGGTGGCGGCCGAGGTGGTGGACGAGGTGTTCCGCCGGGGGTGGTCGACCAAGTCGGCCGGGCCCGCGCCGCACGGCCGGGGGCTCGGGCTGGCACTGGTCCGGCAGGCCGCCCGGCGCAACGGTGGCACGGTCACGGTCGGGGAGTCCCCCGCCGGGGGCGCCGAGTTCACGGTCCGGCTGCCCCTGCTCGTCGCCGCGAGCGCACCCGCGAGCGCCGCACCCACCCCAGGAGCCACCACATGA
- a CDS encoding SDR family NAD(P)-dependent oxidoreductase has protein sequence MNSTASQSSRVVAVTGAGTGIGRATARAFAAEGARVVAIGRRAEPLKETAAGDERITPLAADITAEGGPERIVRAVLETHGRLDVLVNNAGIVRGGPLGTLTPETITAQLATNLIAPVLLTQAALPLLEAAGGVVVNVSTSVGQRAWPGSSLYAATKTALELLTRSWAVELAPRGIRVAAVAPGAIDTPIGEHQGLTPEAMAAVREWQLAHTPLGRIGRPEEVAWAITQLASPAASFVTGVVLPVDGGAVVA, from the coding sequence ATGAACAGCACCGCATCGCAGAGCAGCAGGGTCGTCGCCGTCACCGGAGCCGGCACCGGGATCGGCCGGGCCACCGCCCGCGCCTTCGCCGCCGAGGGCGCCCGCGTGGTCGCGATCGGGCGGCGGGCCGAACCGCTGAAGGAGACCGCTGCCGGGGACGAGCGGATCACGCCGCTGGCCGCCGACATCACCGCCGAGGGCGGGCCCGAGCGGATCGTCCGGGCCGTGCTGGAGACACACGGCCGGCTGGACGTCCTCGTCAACAACGCCGGCATCGTGCGCGGCGGCCCCCTCGGCACGCTGACGCCGGAGACGATCACGGCTCAGCTCGCCACCAACCTGATCGCACCCGTCCTGCTGACCCAGGCCGCGCTCCCGCTCCTGGAGGCGGCCGGTGGCGTGGTCGTCAACGTCAGCACGTCGGTGGGGCAGCGGGCCTGGCCCGGCAGCTCGCTCTACGCCGCGACCAAGACCGCGCTGGAGCTGCTGACCCGCAGCTGGGCGGTCGAGCTGGCACCCCGGGGCATCCGCGTGGCCGCGGTCGCCCCCGGCGCGATCGACACCCCGATCGGCGAGCACCAGGGCCTGACGCCGGAGGCCATGGCCGCCGTGCGGGAATGGCAGCTGGCCCACACCCCGCTCGGCCGGATCGGCCGGCCCGAGGAGGTGGCCTGGGCCATCACCCAGCTCGCCTCACCGGCCGCGTCGTTCGTCACCGGGGTCGTCCTCCCGGTCGACGGTGGGGCGGTCGTGGCGTGA
- a CDS encoding TetR/AcrR family transcriptional regulator has protein sequence MAGRADANRRRIMDIALAELLRDADASMDQIARAAGVVRRTVYGHFPSRDALIVALVDDVAETVGAAHAAALHGVDDPAEALARSVLAVWEIADGYRLLISLAQRSVTVEGIHRRLEPVRLETATVLQRGLDAGQFTSPLPVTALAYVREQVIFGLMQAVNEGLLPPEDAGRSAAVTALATLGVPVAAATELVARILETGTAGNAAAPDARASDAAVPGSGDIGV, from the coding sequence ATGGCCGGCAGAGCCGACGCCAATCGCCGCCGCATCATGGACATCGCGCTCGCCGAGCTGCTGCGCGACGCGGACGCGAGCATGGACCAGATCGCGCGGGCGGCGGGCGTCGTCCGCCGCACGGTCTACGGGCACTTCCCCAGCCGCGACGCGCTGATCGTCGCGCTCGTCGACGACGTGGCCGAAACCGTCGGCGCGGCCCACGCGGCGGCGCTGCACGGGGTGGACGATCCGGCCGAGGCGCTGGCCCGGTCGGTGCTGGCCGTCTGGGAGATCGCCGACGGCTACCGCCTGCTGATCTCGCTGGCCCAGCGCAGCGTCACGGTGGAGGGCATCCACCGGCGCCTGGAGCCGGTGCGGCTGGAGACCGCGACGGTGCTCCAGCGCGGCCTGGACGCGGGGCAGTTCACCTCGCCGCTGCCCGTCACGGCCCTCGCCTACGTACGCGAGCAGGTGATCTTCGGCCTGATGCAGGCCGTCAACGAGGGCCTGCTGCCCCCCGAGGACGCGGGCCGCTCCGCCGCCGTCACCGCCCTGGCCACGCTGGGCGTCCCCGTCGCCGCGGCCACCGAGCTGGTGGCGCGCATCCTGGAGACCGGAACGGCGGGAAACGCCGCAGCGCCCGACGCGAGGGCGTCGGACGCTGCGGTGCCGGGAAGCGGGGACATTGGGGTGTAG